The following are encoded in a window of Armatimonas rosea genomic DNA:
- a CDS encoding beta-L-arabinofuranosidase domain-containing protein has translation MSTTTPFAKPLPLGAILPSGWLKKQLQTQADGLGGHLHEFWPDIKDSQWRGGSAEGWERVPYWLDGFVPLAFLLQDEHLIGVATEWIELILAGQHADGWFGPRTANESHGERKNDPWPQFILFKVFTQWHEATKDPRIVPAMLKAMRRIHDVMQETPLWDWAKMRWMELAISIKWLKEQTGEAWLDDLLTLAAEQGYNWQAHFENFEHTDKATKWTLENHVVNHGMALKESLYRPGSDISHLEDAILHLGLYHGQANGMFSGDESLAGKSPSQGTELCAVVEAMFSLEQCFAIYGDILLSSRFERIAYNALPATFTDDMWGHQYDQQVNQVLCTDSKTKEETIFTTNGPRSNLFGLEPNFGCCTANFHQGWPKLTSHLWMQCEDGALVALSLAPCTVTTDSVSFSVETNYPYGETITITATSGEAILRLPIPASVENAMLNGNPVSAGRFAAVTLQLGSPVVLNLSYVVQVVTGLENDGVSIYVGSLLFGLKIGEEVRPDGPEPWADREVHPTTPWNYALDLSKPLVLDKETLTIKATGHRVPEWGLEKHAAGPLPPSPVAVTTPAEELTLVPYGSTLLRVAEFPVVATSSAP, from the coding sequence ATGAGCACCACAACGCCGTTTGCCAAGCCCCTGCCGCTCGGGGCGATCTTGCCTTCGGGCTGGCTTAAGAAACAGCTCCAGACCCAAGCCGACGGGCTGGGCGGGCACCTGCACGAGTTCTGGCCGGACATCAAGGACAGCCAGTGGCGCGGGGGAAGCGCCGAGGGCTGGGAGCGCGTCCCCTACTGGCTCGATGGCTTTGTCCCGCTCGCCTTCCTCCTCCAAGACGAGCACCTAATCGGAGTGGCGACCGAGTGGATCGAGCTCATTCTCGCCGGCCAGCACGCCGACGGCTGGTTTGGTCCGCGCACCGCCAACGAGAGCCACGGAGAAAGAAAAAATGATCCCTGGCCGCAGTTTATTCTCTTTAAAGTCTTCACCCAGTGGCACGAAGCGACAAAAGACCCGCGCATCGTCCCCGCGATGCTCAAGGCCATGCGGCGCATCCACGACGTGATGCAAGAGACCCCGCTCTGGGACTGGGCCAAGATGCGCTGGATGGAGCTGGCGATCTCGATTAAGTGGCTGAAAGAGCAAACCGGCGAAGCCTGGCTCGATGACCTGCTCACCCTCGCCGCCGAGCAAGGCTACAACTGGCAAGCGCACTTCGAGAACTTCGAGCACACGGACAAGGCAACGAAATGGACACTGGAGAACCATGTGGTCAATCATGGGATGGCTCTGAAAGAATCGCTCTATCGGCCTGGCTCTGACATTAGCCATTTGGAGGATGCGATACTTCACTTAGGTCTCTATCATGGTCAGGCGAATGGGATGTTCAGTGGTGATGAGTCCCTTGCCGGCAAATCCCCATCACAAGGCACCGAGCTCTGTGCCGTTGTCGAGGCTATGTTCTCCTTGGAGCAGTGTTTTGCAATCTATGGCGATATCTTACTGTCCTCCCGGTTTGAACGAATTGCCTACAACGCCCTCCCCGCGACATTCACGGATGACATGTGGGGACACCAGTACGATCAGCAAGTGAACCAAGTGCTGTGCACCGACTCCAAAACCAAAGAGGAAACGATCTTCACGACCAATGGCCCACGCTCCAATCTCTTCGGGCTTGAGCCTAACTTCGGCTGCTGCACCGCGAACTTTCACCAAGGCTGGCCCAAGCTCACCAGCCATCTCTGGATGCAGTGCGAAGATGGTGCACTTGTAGCCCTCTCTCTGGCTCCCTGCACCGTCACCACAGATTCCGTTTCGTTTTCGGTTGAGACGAACTATCCCTATGGAGAGACCATCACCATCACAGCAACCTCTGGTGAAGCAATACTCCGGCTTCCCATTCCTGCCTCAGTAGAGAACGCAATGCTGAATGGGAACCCTGTCAGCGCGGGGAGATTTGCCGCAGTAACACTCCAGTTAGGCTCACCTGTTGTTCTCAATCTTAGTTATGTTGTCCAAGTTGTCACGGGCCTAGAGAATGATGGCGTTTCTATCTACGTAGGGTCGCTGCTCTTTGGGCTGAAGATCGGGGAGGAGGTGCGTCCTGATGGCCCGGAGCCGTGGGCGGATCGGGAGGTGCACCCGACCACGCCGTGGAACTATGCGCTCGATCTGAGCAAGCCGCTGGTGCTGGACAAAGAGACGCTGACCATCAAAGCGACCGGGCACCGCGTCCCCGAGTGGGGGCTCGAAAAACACGCCGCCGGACCGCTGCCACCCTCCCCCGTTGCGGTCACGACGCCCGCGGAGGAACTCACGCTGGTTCCGTATGGCTCGACACTCCTCCGAGTCGCGGAATTCCCGGTTGTCGCGACGTCATCCGCCCCATGA